The stretch of DNA CGCGCCGCGTGGGCCATGAACTTGGTGCCATCGCCCGACGTCAGCGTGAGATCGCGCGAGCCGGCGGCGCCGCCGGAGATCGGCGGAATCGGAGGAAAGGAATCGTCGTCCACGCACATGGTGAGATCTCCTGTGGGAGAGAGTTCGCTACATGTCCAGGCCGCCGTTGACGCCCCAGACCTGGCCGGTGATGTAGCTCGACGCGTCGGCGGCCAGGAAGTGCACGACGCGCGCGACCTCCTCGGGCTTGCCCAGCCGCCCGAGCGGGATCTGGCCGACGATGCGCTCCAGCACCTTGGCCGGGATGTGCTCGAGCATCTCGGTGCCGATGAAGCCGGGCGTCACCGTGTTCACGGTCAGCCCGACCCCGTGGGTCTCGGTGAGCCGTCCCGCCTTGCCGAGCAGGAACGCGGCCTCGCGGGCCAGGGTCTTGGTGAGGCCGAACAGGCCCGACTTCGACGCCGCGTAGTTGGCCTGGCCGATGTTGCCCATCTCGCCGATCACGCTCGACACGTTCACGATGCGCCCGCTCCCCCGCTCCGCCATGTGACGCAGGGCGGCCTGCGACAGGAAGAACGCCCCGGAGAGGTTGACGTTGAGGACCTTGAACCAATCCTCGTCGGAGAGCTTGAGCACCGTCTTGTCGATGGTGATGCCCGCGTTGTTGACCAGGATGTCGAGGCGCCCGTGGGCCGAGATCACCTCGTCGATGGTGCGCCGGCAGTCGCCGGCGTCGCCCACGTTGCCCTTGTGGATGCTGACCGCGGTGCCGTAGGTCGAGGCGAAGCTGTCGCGAAACCTGCCGGCCGCGTCGTCGTTGCCCGCGTAGCCGGCGGCCAGGGTGGCGCCCTGGCTGGCCAGGCTGCGACAGATCGCGGCGCCGATGCCGCGCGTGCCGCCGG from Candidatus Methylomirabilota bacterium encodes:
- a CDS encoding 3-oxoacyl-ACP reductase family protein, coding for MTTTPSVLDITQHDNVAAHAGDKLRKRVAFVTGGTRGIGAAICRSLASQGATLAAGYAGNDDAAGRFRDSFASTYGTAVSIHKGNVGDAGDCRRTIDEVISAHGRLDILVNNAGITIDKTVLKLSDEDWFKVLNVNLSGAFFLSQAALRHMAERGSGRIVNVSSVIGEMGNIGQANYAASKSGLFGLTKTLAREAAFLLGKAGRLTETHGVGLTVNTVTPGFIGTEMLEHIPAKVLERIVGQIPLGRLGKPEEVARVVHFLAADASSYITGQVWGVNGGLDM